A genomic window from Micromonospora ferruginea includes:
- a CDS encoding discoidin domain-containing protein, with protein MPMSPLPSRRRRPLLAALTALLAAVALVAPPGPARAADPLLSQGRPTTASSTENAGTPASNATDGNAGTRWSSAFADPQWIQVDLGATATVSRVSLAWEGAYARAYQVQTSTDGATWTTVFSTTSGDGGTDDLTVSGTGRYVRVNGTARATAYGYSLWEFQVYGTTGGGSGCDTATNAAQGRPATASSTENAGTPASAAVDGDPGTRWASAAADPQWLRIDLGSVRTVCRVVLSWEAAYARAYQIQTSTDGATWTTGYATTTGDGGTDTVTVSGSGRYLRVYGTARATGYGYSLWEVAVNTTGGGTIPGGGSLGPNVLTFDPSMSAATIQGQLDTVFRTQESNQFGTQRYALMFKPGDYSGINAQIGFYTSIMGLGRNPGDVRIHGDVTVDAGWFNGNATQNFWRSASNMRVYPSAGFTRWAVSQAAPFRRMDIQGDLNLAPNGYGWASGGYIADSRVTGVVQPYSQQQWYTRDSNVGGYLNAVWNMTNSGVVGAPATSFPNPPYTTLAQTPVSRDVPYLYLDGAGAYQVFVPSTRTNASGASWLGGATAGTSIPLSQFYVAKPGDSAATINAALAQGLNLLFTPGVYTVDQTIAVNRAGTVVLGIGYPTLVPQNGVVPMTVADVDGVRLAGLLFDAGAVNSPVLLQVGPAGSAARHTADPTSIQDVFFRIGGAHAGKATTSLVVNSDDALIDHIWAWRGDHGTGIGWTVNTAETGLIVNGDNVTALGLFVEHYQKHEVIWNGENGRTIFFQNELPYDPPNAAAWTNGSRVGYAAFKVADSVTSFEGWGMGSYCYFNVDPTIAAYHAFEAPTRSGVRFHDLLTVSLGGNGSITHVINDTGATAQGTATVPVNVVSYP; from the coding sequence ATGCCCATGTCACCTCTCCCGTCCCGACGACGCCGACCGCTGCTCGCCGCGCTGACCGCCCTGCTCGCCGCCGTGGCGTTGGTCGCGCCGCCCGGACCCGCCCGGGCCGCCGACCCGCTGCTGTCCCAGGGCCGCCCCACCACCGCCTCCTCCACCGAGAACGCCGGCACCCCGGCGTCCAACGCCACCGACGGCAACGCCGGCACCCGTTGGTCGAGCGCGTTCGCCGATCCCCAGTGGATCCAGGTCGACCTCGGCGCCACCGCCACCGTCTCCCGGGTCAGCCTCGCCTGGGAGGGCGCGTACGCGCGGGCGTACCAGGTGCAGACCTCGACCGACGGCGCCACCTGGACCACCGTGTTCAGCACCACCAGCGGCGACGGCGGCACCGACGACCTGACGGTCAGCGGCACCGGCCGCTACGTCCGGGTGAACGGCACCGCCCGGGCCACCGCCTACGGCTACTCGCTCTGGGAGTTCCAGGTCTACGGCACGACCGGCGGCGGCAGCGGCTGCGACACCGCGACCAACGCGGCGCAGGGCCGGCCGGCCACCGCCTCGTCCACCGAGAACGCCGGCACCCCCGCCTCCGCCGCGGTCGACGGCGACCCGGGCACCCGATGGGCCAGCGCCGCCGCCGACCCGCAGTGGCTCCGGATCGACCTGGGCAGCGTCCGCACCGTCTGCCGGGTGGTGCTGAGCTGGGAGGCCGCCTACGCGCGGGCGTACCAGATCCAGACCTCCACCGACGGCGCCACCTGGACCACCGGGTACGCCACCACCACCGGCGACGGCGGCACCGACACGGTGACCGTCAGCGGGTCCGGTCGCTACCTGCGGGTGTACGGCACCGCGCGGGCCACCGGCTACGGCTACTCGCTCTGGGAGGTCGCGGTGAACACCACCGGCGGCGGCACGATCCCGGGCGGTGGATCGCTCGGGCCCAACGTGCTCACCTTCGACCCGTCGATGTCCGCCGCCACCATCCAGGGCCAGCTCGACACCGTCTTCCGCACCCAGGAGTCCAACCAGTTCGGCACCCAGCGGTACGCGCTGATGTTCAAGCCGGGCGACTACTCCGGCATCAACGCGCAGATCGGCTTCTACACCTCGATCATGGGGCTCGGCCGGAACCCCGGCGACGTGCGGATCCACGGCGACGTCACGGTGGACGCCGGCTGGTTCAACGGCAACGCCACCCAGAACTTCTGGCGCTCCGCGTCGAACATGCGGGTCTACCCGTCCGCCGGGTTCACCCGCTGGGCGGTCTCGCAGGCCGCGCCGTTCCGCCGGATGGACATCCAGGGCGACCTCAACCTGGCGCCGAACGGCTACGGCTGGGCCAGCGGCGGCTACATCGCCGACAGCCGGGTGACCGGCGTCGTCCAGCCGTACTCGCAGCAGCAGTGGTACACCCGGGACAGCAACGTCGGCGGCTACCTCAACGCGGTCTGGAACATGACCAACTCCGGTGTGGTCGGCGCGCCCGCCACCAGCTTCCCGAACCCGCCGTACACCACGCTGGCGCAGACCCCGGTCAGCCGGGACGTGCCCTACCTGTACCTCGACGGAGCCGGCGCCTACCAGGTGTTCGTCCCGTCCACCCGGACCAACGCCAGCGGGGCGTCCTGGCTGGGCGGCGCCACCGCGGGCACCTCGATCCCGCTGAGCCAGTTCTACGTCGCCAAGCCCGGCGACTCGGCCGCCACCATCAACGCCGCCCTGGCCCAGGGGCTGAACCTGCTGTTCACCCCCGGCGTCTACACCGTCGACCAGACCATCGCGGTCAACCGGGCCGGCACGGTGGTGCTCGGCATCGGCTACCCGACGCTGGTGCCGCAGAACGGCGTGGTGCCGATGACGGTCGCCGACGTCGACGGCGTACGCCTGGCCGGCCTGCTGTTCGACGCCGGCGCGGTGAACTCGCCGGTGCTGCTCCAGGTCGGTCCGGCCGGCTCGGCGGCGCGCCACACCGCCGACCCCACCTCGATCCAGGACGTGTTCTTCCGCATCGGCGGCGCGCACGCCGGCAAGGCCACCACCAGCCTGGTGGTCAACTCCGACGACGCGCTGATCGACCACATCTGGGCCTGGCGCGGCGACCACGGCACCGGCATCGGCTGGACCGTGAACACCGCCGAAACCGGCCTGATCGTCAACGGCGACAACGTCACCGCGCTCGGGCTCTTCGTCGAGCACTACCAGAAACACGAGGTGATCTGGAACGGCGAGAACGGGCGGACCATCTTCTTCCAGAACGAACTGCCGTACGACCCGCCCAACGCGGCCGCCTGGACGAACGGCTCACGGGTCGGGTACGCGGCGTTCAAGGTCGCCGACAGCGTCACCTCGTTCGAGGGCTGGGGGATGGGCAGCTACTGCTACTTCAACGTGGACCCGACCATCGCCGCCTACCACGCCTTCGAGGCGCCGACGCGGTCCGGCGTGCGGTTCCACGACCTGCTCACCGTCTCACTGGGCGGCAACGGGTCGATCACCCACGTCATCAACGACACCGGCGCCACCGCGCAGGGCACCGCCACCGTTCCGGTCAACGTGGTCAGCTATCCCTGA
- a CDS encoding 5'-3' exonuclease: MAHRPPILLIDSPSLYFRAYFGIPESAAKTDDGQPVNAVRGFLDMLAQLVRTRRPDRMICAMDHDWRPAWRVELLPSYKAHRVAPEGGEVVPDTLSPQVPIILEVLDALGIPAVGATGYEADDVLGTLSVTQPGPVEVVSGDRDLFQLVDDAHPTRLLYVGRGVAKLDDCDDAAVRARYGVPADRYADFAALRGDPSDGLPGVPGVGEKTAARLIDRYGGLDGILAALDDPGSGFAPGLRGKLDGARDYLAVAPKVVRVATDVPLPDLDATLPTAPADPDRLLELAQRWNLAGSCRRLVDALATPHP, translated from the coding sequence GTGGCACACCGACCCCCGATCCTGCTGATCGACTCCCCCAGCCTCTACTTCCGCGCCTACTTCGGCATCCCGGAGTCGGCCGCCAAGACCGACGACGGTCAGCCGGTCAACGCGGTGCGCGGCTTCCTCGACATGCTCGCCCAGTTGGTGCGCACCCGGCGGCCGGACCGGATGATCTGCGCGATGGACCACGACTGGCGGCCGGCCTGGCGGGTGGAGCTGCTGCCGTCGTACAAGGCGCACCGGGTCGCGCCGGAGGGCGGCGAGGTCGTGCCGGACACGCTGTCCCCGCAGGTGCCGATAATCCTGGAGGTCCTCGACGCGCTCGGCATCCCGGCGGTCGGCGCCACCGGCTACGAGGCCGATGACGTGCTGGGCACGCTCTCGGTCACCCAGCCCGGCCCGGTCGAGGTGGTCTCCGGCGACCGCGACCTGTTCCAGCTCGTCGACGACGCCCACCCGACCCGCCTGCTCTACGTCGGCCGGGGCGTGGCCAAGCTGGACGACTGCGACGACGCCGCGGTCCGCGCCCGCTACGGCGTGCCCGCCGACCGGTACGCCGACTTCGCCGCGCTGCGCGGCGACCCGAGCGACGGCCTGCCCGGGGTGCCCGGGGTGGGCGAGAAGACCGCCGCCCGGCTGATCGACCGCTACGGCGGGCTCGACGGCATCCTGGCCGCGCTGGACGACCCCGGCTCGGGCTTCGCGCCGGGGCTGCGTGGCAAGCTCGACGGCGCGCGCGACTACCTGGCGGTGGCGCCGAAGGTGGTCCGGGTCGCCACCGACGTGCCGCTGCCCGACCTGGACGCGACGCTGCCGACGGCCCCCGCCGACCCGGACCGCCTGCTGGAGCTGGCCCAGCGCTGGAACCTGGCCGGCTCCTGCCGCCGCCTGGTGGACGCCCTGGCCACGCCGCACCCCTGA
- a CDS encoding AurF N-oxygenase family protein: MERTPAGFPREAVADRLLAASVRTSYEPLVDLDWSAPPVPGAYWMPARRSSLYGTSLWAEMTEDQRIELTKHEVAGAASAGLWFETILMQMLIRHYYDADPTSRHAQYALTEVADECRHSIMFGRLIEAMGCPVYRADPVDHLLGRWLKATATGPQMYASILIAEEILDSFQREAMADESVQPLIRMVSRIHVVEEARHVRFARDELARQVEAAGPVALAYARLVIGRAAHSISRRLVNPRAYAAVGVDPAVGLAAARSNPHWRATLRWSAQRIAEHLDGLGLIAGPGRALWRRSGLIAP; the protein is encoded by the coding sequence ATGGAGCGGACGCCGGCCGGGTTCCCCCGCGAGGCGGTCGCCGACCGCCTCCTCGCCGCCTCGGTGCGGACCAGCTACGAACCGCTTGTGGACCTCGACTGGTCGGCGCCCCCGGTGCCGGGCGCCTACTGGATGCCGGCCCGACGCAGCAGCCTCTACGGCACCTCGCTCTGGGCGGAGATGACCGAGGACCAGCGGATCGAGCTGACCAAGCACGAGGTGGCCGGCGCGGCCAGCGCCGGGCTGTGGTTCGAGACGATCCTCATGCAGATGCTGATCCGGCACTACTACGACGCGGACCCGACCAGCCGGCACGCCCAGTACGCGCTCACCGAGGTCGCCGACGAGTGCCGGCACTCCATCATGTTCGGTCGGCTGATCGAGGCGATGGGCTGCCCGGTCTACCGCGCCGACCCGGTCGACCACCTGCTCGGGCGCTGGCTCAAGGCCACCGCCACCGGCCCGCAGATGTACGCGTCCATCCTCATCGCCGAGGAGATCCTCGACTCGTTCCAGCGCGAGGCGATGGCCGACGAGTCGGTGCAGCCGCTGATCCGCATGGTGTCCCGGATCCACGTGGTGGAGGAGGCCCGACACGTCCGCTTCGCCCGCGACGAGCTGGCCCGCCAGGTCGAGGCCGCCGGGCCGGTCGCGCTCGCCTACGCGCGCCTGGTGATCGGCCGGGCCGCGCACTCGATCAGCCGGCGGCTGGTCAACCCCCGGGCGTACGCGGCGGTCGGCGTCGACCCGGCGGTCGGCCTGGCCGCGGCCCGGAGCAACCCGCACTGGCGGGCCACCCTGCGCTGGTCCGCCCAGCGGATCGCCGAACACCTGGACGGCCTCGGGCTGATCGCCGGCCCGGGCCGCGCGCTGTGGCGACGCTCCGGCCTGATCGCGCCCTGA
- a CDS encoding MHYT domain-containing protein, with protein MGEINHFEYGWITPALSYALSVLGSALGLVCAGRIRTATGAGQRAWWGLLAAWALGGTAIWAMHFMAMLGFAVSGTRIRYDVPLTAASTAIAVGAVGIGLAIVGTGRLGATRLLAGGFFTGAGVAAMHYTGMAAMRLDGSLGYDPLRVALSVVIALVAATVALWLAMTVRRGLAIIASALVMGVAVNGMHFTGMSALSVHLHETRGGTSGTEVSGLLVPIVLAVVFGVVGLVYALLAAPSDDDRAGAAYVSARLDGATPPAEAGPAPDPVGLRARSAPEQSAPDPVGLRARSTLAQPGAQFPSRRSTDPRR; from the coding sequence GTGGGCGAGATCAATCACTTTGAGTACGGGTGGATCACACCCGCGCTCAGCTACGCGCTGTCCGTGCTGGGCTCGGCGCTCGGCCTGGTCTGCGCCGGCCGGATCCGGACCGCCACCGGGGCCGGCCAGCGCGCCTGGTGGGGTCTGCTCGCGGCCTGGGCGCTGGGCGGCACCGCCATCTGGGCGATGCACTTCATGGCCATGCTCGGCTTCGCCGTCAGCGGCACCCGCATCCGCTACGACGTGCCGCTGACCGCGGCCAGCACCGCGATCGCGGTCGGTGCCGTCGGCATCGGCCTGGCCATCGTGGGCACCGGCCGGCTCGGCGCGACCCGGCTGCTCGCCGGCGGCTTCTTCACCGGCGCCGGGGTGGCCGCCATGCACTACACCGGCATGGCGGCGATGCGGCTGGACGGCTCGCTCGGCTACGACCCGCTGCGGGTCGCGCTCTCCGTCGTCATCGCGCTGGTGGCCGCCACGGTGGCGCTCTGGCTGGCGATGACCGTCCGGCGCGGGCTGGCCATCATCGCCTCCGCGCTGGTCATGGGCGTCGCCGTGAACGGCATGCACTTCACCGGCATGAGCGCGCTGTCGGTGCACCTGCACGAGACCCGCGGCGGAACCAGCGGCACCGAGGTCAGCGGACTGCTGGTGCCGATCGTGCTGGCCGTGGTCTTCGGCGTGGTCGGGCTGGTCTACGCGCTGCTCGCCGCGCCCTCCGACGACGACCGGGCCGGGGCCGCGTACGTGTCCGCCCGGCTCGACGGCGCGACCCCGCCGGCCGAGGCCGGGCCGGCGCCGGACCCGGTGGGCCTGCGGGCCCGCTCCGCGCCGGAGCAGTCCGCGCCGGACCCGGTGGGCCTGCGCGCCCGTTCGACGCTGGCGCAGCCCGGCGCCCAGTTCCCGTCCCGCCGCAGCACCGACCCCCGGCGCTGA
- a CDS encoding STAS domain-containing protein, with amino-acid sequence MTVVPAEHLMMLICDGCGDTVTGPGTTLPDAEVVWTLVFEHDWVGSPFASGPHHCPRCSVRAAVADDGLGMDDLEQVGGPRAAPEEASAEGVRRALADRFVRGDRVLVDLADLEVIDSAGLGLLVRAHQEARRDGRQLCLVAPSRFVLTVLHTMRLDGVFGVVDDRAPTSGAAPGGRS; translated from the coding sequence GTGACGGTCGTACCGGCGGAACACCTGATGATGCTCATCTGCGACGGCTGCGGCGATACCGTCACCGGCCCCGGCACCACGCTGCCGGACGCCGAGGTGGTGTGGACACTGGTGTTCGAGCACGACTGGGTCGGCTCGCCGTTCGCCTCCGGGCCGCACCACTGCCCCCGGTGCAGCGTCCGCGCGGCGGTCGCCGACGACGGCCTGGGCATGGACGACCTGGAGCAGGTCGGGGGCCCGCGGGCCGCGCCCGAGGAGGCCTCCGCCGAGGGGGTACGACGGGCGCTGGCCGACCGGTTTGTCCGGGGTGACCGGGTGCTGGTCGACCTCGCCGACCTGGAGGTGATCGACTCCGCCGGCCTCGGCCTGCTGGTCCGCGCGCACCAGGAGGCACGGCGCGACGGCCGGCAGCTCTGCCTGGTGGCGCCGTCGCGGTTCGTGCTCACGGTGCTGCACACCATGCGGCTCGACGGCGTCTTCGGCGTCGTCGACGACCGCGCCCCGACGTCGGGCGCCGCGCCCGGCGGGCGGTCATGA
- a CDS encoding BON domain-containing protein: protein MMMPWPYPEFPFTGGPEPDDPDVRLSSLVAQRLSADWTTRRQQITVTVQNRVVILAGLVADPETRRVAAELAWDVPGVFDVCNALRLYGGRRSRR from the coding sequence GTGATGATGCCCTGGCCGTACCCCGAGTTCCCGTTCACCGGCGGGCCGGAGCCCGACGACCCGGACGTGCGGCTCTCGTCACTGGTCGCCCAGCGGCTGAGCGCCGACTGGACCACCCGGCGGCAGCAGATCACGGTGACCGTGCAGAACCGGGTGGTGATCCTGGCCGGGCTGGTCGCCGACCCGGAGACCCGGCGGGTCGCCGCCGAGCTGGCCTGGGACGTGCCGGGCGTGTTCGACGTGTGCAACGCGCTGCGGCTCTACGGCGGTCGCCGCTCCCGGCGCTGA
- a CDS encoding ElyC/SanA/YdcF family protein, producing MTATVLLVFGRGVVGDDGGYRLTAESVARTHAAVAYVHAHEAGFRAATDARVVFTGGWPHGPAGAPDPPAEYREGELMRALAREAGLDAYARLDAETRSRTTLQNLALTVQDGLLGAARFTPAHPLGLVSHPWHLPRIRLLAGRVLGLRGAALLDVPVTGPDPVPARRERAARVACRLGYLGLRTPEALLRRERGLTRAAHRVERLLGGR from the coding sequence ATGACCGCCACTGTGCTGCTCGTGTTCGGGCGGGGGGTGGTGGGTGACGACGGGGGCTACCGGCTCACCGCCGAGAGCGTCGCCCGCACCCACGCCGCCGTCGCGTACGTCCACGCGCACGAGGCCGGGTTCCGGGCCGCGACCGACGCGCGCGTGGTGTTCACCGGCGGCTGGCCGCACGGGCCGGCCGGCGCGCCGGACCCGCCCGCGGAATACCGCGAGGGCGAACTGATGCGCGCCCTCGCCCGCGAGGCCGGCCTCGACGCGTACGCCCGGCTGGACGCCGAGACCCGCTCCCGCACCACGTTGCAGAACCTCGCGCTCACCGTCCAGGACGGACTGCTCGGCGCGGCCCGGTTCACCCCCGCACACCCGCTCGGCCTGGTCTCCCATCCGTGGCACCTGCCCCGGATCCGGCTGCTCGCCGGCCGCGTCCTCGGGCTACGCGGCGCGGCCCTGCTGGACGTGCCGGTGACCGGCCCGGACCCGGTGCCGGCCCGGCGGGAGCGGGCGGCGCGGGTCGCCTGCCGGCTCGGCTATCTCGGTCTGCGTACCCCGGAGGCGCTGTTGCGGCGCGAGCGCGGGCTGACCCGCGCCGCGCACCGGGTGGAACGGCTCCTCGGCGGTCGTTGA
- a CDS encoding GNAT family N-acetyltransferase, whose protein sequence is MPTLISPTTRLYVAFQDCREDWGPGLHEDGFGIDPEDDLDSPDGFADWVRRRVRLDHGAGAPCPDERHASCRWIVEDGQVLGGIAMRHWQDDDLGQIGYGVRPSARRRGLASWALGEMLREARTVLGLHRVLIPCLEDNLASARTIESQGGVFQGILDTGQVRVRRYWITLSRRPAHQPE, encoded by the coding sequence ATGCCAACTCTGATATCGCCCACCACCAGGCTGTATGTCGCCTTCCAGGACTGCCGCGAAGACTGGGGACCCGGTCTGCACGAGGACGGCTTCGGCATCGACCCCGAAGACGACCTGGACTCGCCCGACGGCTTCGCGGACTGGGTGCGGCGACGTGTCCGGCTCGACCACGGGGCCGGGGCGCCATGCCCCGACGAGCGGCACGCCTCCTGCCGCTGGATCGTCGAGGACGGGCAGGTGCTCGGGGGTATCGCGATGCGGCACTGGCAGGACGACGACCTGGGCCAGATCGGCTACGGCGTACGCCCCTCCGCGCGCCGCCGCGGCCTGGCGAGCTGGGCCCTGGGCGAGATGCTCCGCGAGGCCCGCACCGTGCTGGGTCTGCACCGGGTGCTCATTCCCTGCCTGGAGGACAACCTCGCCTCGGCGCGCACCATCGAGAGCCAGGGCGGCGTGTTCCAGGGAATCCTCGACACCGGGCAGGTCCGGGTCCGCCGCTACTGGATCACGCTCAGCCGCCGACCTGCCCACCAACCGGAATGA
- a CDS encoding DUF4873 domain-containing protein, whose protein sequence is MSWQGPAEVAGTPVRLHAAGRWEPVDGRYHWAGRIEPEPRVARLLRAGRRDVEIRVGERVARARLTEVDPWGGVRITGVGPPPWV, encoded by the coding sequence GTGAGCTGGCAGGGCCCGGCCGAGGTGGCCGGCACGCCGGTGCGGCTGCACGCCGCCGGCCGGTGGGAGCCGGTCGACGGCCGCTACCACTGGGCCGGGCGGATCGAGCCGGAGCCCCGGGTGGCGCGGCTGCTGCGTGCCGGCCGGCGCGACGTCGAGATCCGGGTCGGCGAGCGGGTCGCCCGCGCCCGGCTCACCGAGGTCGACCCGTGGGGCGGCGTACGGATCACCGGCGTCGGCCCCCCGCCCTGGGTGTAA
- a CDS encoding TetR family transcriptional regulator: protein MRRTSTDVNASDGTPDPPRTGRRDRWAGHREQRRQELIGAAVQALLRHGPAVDMDQVAATAGVSKPVLYRYFADKAQLWLAVSEVVAARVVDAIAPAVAQVREERALVEATIDAYLSVIESEPSLYRFLVHEAGHPGIQQVVTGTSRQVATGLARVIGDRLRALGLDAGPAEPWAYGLVGFVQAVGDWWTTHGQPIRREALTDYLTTLLWSGIEGVRRGADLPPELTRAHERIEP, encoded by the coding sequence ATGCGACGCACCTCCACCGATGTCAATGCCTCCGACGGCACGCCGGACCCACCGCGCACCGGCCGGCGCGACCGCTGGGCCGGCCACCGCGAGCAGCGCCGGCAGGAGCTGATCGGCGCCGCCGTGCAGGCGCTGCTGCGACACGGCCCGGCCGTCGACATGGACCAGGTCGCGGCCACGGCCGGGGTGAGCAAGCCGGTGCTCTACCGCTACTTCGCCGACAAGGCGCAGCTCTGGCTGGCGGTCAGCGAGGTGGTCGCGGCCCGCGTGGTGGACGCCATCGCGCCCGCCGTGGCGCAGGTCCGCGAGGAACGGGCACTGGTCGAGGCGACCATCGACGCGTACCTGAGCGTGATCGAGTCCGAGCCGTCGCTCTACCGCTTCCTCGTGCACGAGGCCGGCCACCCCGGCATCCAGCAGGTGGTCACCGGCACCAGCCGGCAGGTCGCCACCGGGCTGGCCCGGGTGATCGGCGACCGGCTGCGGGCGCTCGGCCTCGACGCCGGCCCGGCCGAGCCGTGGGCGTACGGGCTGGTGGGTTTCGTGCAGGCGGTCGGCGACTGGTGGACCACGCACGGGCAGCCGATCCGCCGGGAGGCGCTCACCGACTACCTGACCACGCTGCTGTGGAGCGGCATCGAGGGGGTCCGGCGCGGCGCCGACCTGCCGCCGGAGCTGACCCGGGCGCACGAACGGATCGAGCCGTGA
- a CDS encoding DUF4037 domain-containing protein: MTFVPGLVLARRFHDEVVAPLLARRLPGVAYSAGLLDGGSELFGLDTPRSTDHDWGPRTQVFVADAAGAPVVRAVLDAELPAEFLGWPARFAGGPAVRFGVVAADGDRHGVRVDELGSWLRDRLGVDPRAGLSTADWLATPTQRLAELTGGAVFHDGLDGALADVRARLAWYPDDVWRHVLAACWQRVSQAEHLAGRCAEVGDEVGSRVVTAGLAGDLMRLGLLLHRRWPPYPKWLGSVFAGLPAAGPVVDALAVALGGGDWAARQAGLVRALETVAGWTNDAGLAAPVDPTARPFHHRPFLVLDAGRFVAALRAAISDPELRDRAAVGAVDQYVDNVDVLTHPDRIRRVAAAVLPD; this comes from the coding sequence GTGACGTTCGTACCCGGCCTGGTGCTGGCCCGCCGGTTCCACGACGAGGTGGTGGCCCCGCTGTTGGCCCGCCGGCTGCCCGGCGTGGCGTACTCCGCCGGGCTGCTCGACGGTGGCTCCGAGCTGTTCGGTCTGGACACGCCGCGTTCCACCGACCACGACTGGGGGCCGCGTACCCAGGTCTTCGTGGCGGACGCGGCGGGGGCCCCGGTGGTGCGGGCCGTGCTCGACGCGGAGCTGCCGGCGGAGTTCCTCGGCTGGCCGGCCCGGTTCGCCGGTGGCCCGGCGGTCCGCTTCGGCGTGGTCGCGGCGGACGGTGACCGGCACGGGGTACGCGTCGACGAGCTGGGGTCGTGGCTGCGGGACCGGCTGGGCGTCGACCCGCGCGCCGGCCTGTCGACGGCGGACTGGCTGGCCACCCCGACGCAGCGGCTGGCGGAGTTGACCGGCGGGGCGGTGTTCCACGACGGGCTGGACGGCGCGCTCGCCGACGTGCGGGCCCGGCTGGCGTGGTACCCGGACGACGTGTGGCGGCACGTGCTGGCGGCGTGCTGGCAGCGGGTGTCGCAGGCCGAGCACCTGGCCGGTCGCTGCGCCGAGGTCGGCGACGAGGTGGGCAGCCGGGTGGTCACCGCCGGGCTGGCCGGTGACCTGATGCGCCTCGGCCTGCTGCTGCACCGCCGCTGGCCGCCGTACCCGAAGTGGTTGGGTTCGGTCTTCGCCGGCCTGCCGGCGGCCGGGCCGGTGGTGGACGCGCTGGCCGTGGCGCTCGGCGGCGGTGACTGGGCGGCCCGGCAGGCCGGCCTGGTGCGGGCGTTGGAGACGGTCGCCGGCTGGACGAACGACGCCGGGCTGGCCGCGCCGGTGGATCCGACGGCGCGACCGTTCCACCACCGGCCGTTCCTGGTGCTCGACGCCGGGCGGTTCGTGGCGGCGCTGCGCGCGGCGATCAGCGACCCGGAGCTGCGTGACCGGGCGGCGGTCGGCGCGGTGGACCAGTACGTGGACAACGTCGACGTGCTCACCCACCCGGACCGGATACGCCGGGTGGCGGCGGCGGTGCTGCCGGACTGA
- a CDS encoding glycosyltransferase family 2 protein: protein MIVLVPVYRPGDKLPPLVTDLVAALPGASVLVVDDGSGPSAAAVLDAARARGATVLRRRINRGKGVVLRTGFRYATTHRPGDGVVCVDADGQHEVSDVVRVAERMRDSGAQALGVRRFDGEVPARSRFGNAATRAAFRLATGRDVRDTQTGLRAYPAGLLRWLATIPGDRFEYEMNVLLESARAGLPIEQVDIATRYHAGNAGSHFSALADSVRIYRPLVGYAAARVLTPGRRRAGSGIADHVDRNGGGALRGGAGVVDDVGDRPVAAQ from the coding sequence GTGATCGTGCTGGTGCCGGTGTACCGGCCGGGTGACAAGCTGCCGCCGCTCGTCACCGACCTCGTCGCCGCGCTGCCCGGCGCGTCCGTGCTGGTCGTGGACGACGGCAGCGGCCCGTCCGCCGCCGCGGTGCTGGACGCGGCCCGCGCCCGGGGCGCCACCGTGCTGCGCCGGCGGATCAACCGGGGCAAGGGCGTGGTGCTGCGCACCGGTTTCCGGTACGCGACGACGCATCGCCCCGGCGACGGCGTGGTGTGTGTGGACGCCGACGGCCAGCACGAGGTGTCCGACGTGGTCCGGGTGGCCGAGCGGATGCGCGACAGCGGCGCGCAGGCGCTGGGCGTGCGCCGCTTCGACGGGGAGGTGCCGGCGCGCAGCCGGTTCGGCAACGCGGCGACCCGGGCGGCGTTCCGGCTGGCCACCGGCCGCGACGTGCGCGACACCCAGACCGGCCTGCGCGCCTACCCGGCCGGGCTGCTGCGCTGGCTCGCCACCATCCCCGGCGACCGGTTCGAGTACGAGATGAACGTGCTGCTGGAGTCGGCCCGGGCCGGGTTGCCGATCGAGCAGGTCGACATCGCCACCCGCTACCACGCCGGTAACGCGGGGTCGCACTTTTCGGCGCTGGCCGACTCGGTGCGGATCTACCGGCCGCTGGTCGGCTACGCCGCCGCCCGGGTGCTCACCCCCGGGCGGCGGCGGGCCGGGTCAGGGATAGCTGACCACGTTGACCGGAACGGTGGCGGTGCCCTGCGCGGTGGCGCCGGTGTCGTTGATGACGTGGGTGATCGACCCGTTGCCGCCCAGTGA